In the genome of Streptomyces sp. NBC_00190, one region contains:
- a CDS encoding NUDIX hydrolase gives MPEKVTKEKVLVYVVRDGRLLVFRHTDYSYEEVGIQVPAGSIRPGETPEAAALREAREETGLSDFKIVRKLGETEYDISPYRFEIQHRHVFYLELTEPTPERWMSQEDHDGEQEPTHFECFWMPLEAAHILQSGQGALLGRLSD, from the coding sequence ATGCCCGAGAAGGTCACGAAGGAAAAGGTCCTCGTCTACGTCGTGCGCGACGGGCGCCTGCTGGTGTTCCGCCACACCGACTACTCCTACGAGGAGGTTGGCATCCAGGTGCCCGCAGGCAGCATCCGTCCCGGTGAGACCCCGGAGGCCGCCGCTCTGCGCGAGGCCCGCGAGGAGACCGGCCTGTCGGACTTCAAGATCGTCCGCAAGCTCGGCGAGACCGAGTACGACATCAGCCCGTACCGATTCGAGATCCAGCACCGGCACGTCTTCTACCTGGAGCTCACCGAGCCGACCCCGGAGCGGTGGATGAGCCAAGAGGACCACGACGGCGAGCAGGAGCCGACTCACTTCGAGTGCTTCTGGATGCCGCTGGAGGCCGCACACATTCTCCAGTCCGGCCAGGGCGCCCTGCTGGGGCGTCTGTCCGACTAG
- a CDS encoding RNaseH domain-containing protein, translating to MPRGYDGDGAGRLGSKCTRWDAKRSVHSEKKEECCKGELPENWYSMTGPEIYPITCSEGDSEEALAVATAKLCHQTLFSSDRARFPVPLHAAKQMDLDHPQYRRTAPPEEKPTAEPGSADPTTSTKE from the coding sequence GTGCCACGTGGCTACGACGGCGACGGCGCCGGCCGACTGGGTTCCAAGTGCACCCGGTGGGATGCCAAGCGCTCCGTCCACTCGGAGAAGAAAGAGGAGTGCTGCAAAGGCGAGTTGCCCGAGAACTGGTACTCCATGACGGGCCCCGAGATCTATCCGATCACCTGTTCCGAAGGCGACTCCGAGGAAGCCCTCGCTGTCGCGACGGCCAAGCTGTGCCACCAAACACTCTTCTCGTCCGATCGGGCACGCTTCCCCGTGCCGCTCCACGCCGCCAAGCAGATGGACCTCGACCACCCGCAGTACCGGCGCACGGCGCCCCCGGAAGAGAAGCCGACTGCCGAGCCGGGCTCTGCTGATCCGACAACGTCGACAAAGGAGTAA
- a CDS encoding N-6 DNA methylase — protein sequence MAQRTDQVSVTLAAIARLAGVGRAAVSNWRRRHPDFPEPVGGTDASPQFALEAVEEWLKRNDKIAPTAGPLERLWPRVADLGDRDRMGRVVAGLGKQLADASVADEDAAADRADQGVPLDSAEQALVDEAVRMAGVEGGAETFRFLLDRWLGTHVRQIATTPAPLATLMAAIAAEVRGADPVRTVADPACGTGTLLLAAARRWSEPEAGGSEPRPLGLLGNDADPVLSSVADARLILETGQQALISVTATDTLRNTIGPPSEPVDVVLCNPPANERDWGHTELATDQRWTYGQPPRTESELAWVQHIVSMLDEGKGASVTGYGGVAVVLLPPGVAARRAGRRIRAGLLRAGVIRAVVALPAGAAPPYGIGLHLWVLAAPAPRSPDSVVLVDTSDCRHTPSTVSASRLPAIDWDAIGDRVLTALQGGEGPGSVSVPVTDLLGEETDLTPARHAAAAGPTRPVDLRRLWTRYEKGLLATQDAGRSLRELSAVQDAVSHGTVSVAELEQAKALSILSGSALPEETVRRGDVPDDGVGLVTGLLAIGPEEQQWLDRTAAEQADQDGLFPLTSFGDVIVVATAHGFDAWVETAAPRALGHHVYRLRVDPDRLDPWFLAACLRERSNARRAGAHASNASRVDVRRLHALRLPLQEQQAYGEVHRKLVEMEKALAEFGGVGRELSDGLSALLATGRLEYR from the coding sequence ATGGCCCAACGTACGGATCAAGTGTCGGTAACCCTGGCGGCGATCGCCCGTCTCGCGGGGGTCGGCCGCGCGGCGGTGAGCAACTGGAGGCGCAGACACCCGGACTTTCCCGAACCGGTCGGCGGCACGGATGCAAGCCCGCAGTTCGCCCTGGAGGCGGTCGAGGAATGGCTGAAGCGGAACGACAAGATCGCCCCAACGGCGGGTCCGCTGGAACGGCTGTGGCCGCGGGTCGCGGACCTGGGCGACCGAGACAGGATGGGCCGAGTCGTCGCCGGTCTCGGCAAACAACTCGCCGACGCGTCGGTGGCCGATGAGGATGCGGCTGCTGACCGTGCGGACCAAGGCGTACCGCTAGATTCGGCGGAGCAGGCGCTAGTGGACGAGGCCGTGCGCATGGCCGGTGTCGAGGGTGGAGCCGAGACCTTCCGGTTCCTGCTCGACCGGTGGCTGGGCACGCACGTCCGGCAGATCGCCACCACGCCGGCCCCGCTCGCCACCCTGATGGCTGCCATCGCGGCTGAGGTGCGCGGCGCGGACCCGGTGCGGACGGTGGCCGATCCCGCCTGCGGCACCGGCACACTGCTGCTCGCCGCGGCCCGCCGATGGTCCGAACCAGAAGCGGGCGGGAGCGAGCCCCGCCCTCTTGGGCTTCTAGGGAACGATGCCGACCCGGTTCTATCCTCGGTCGCAGATGCCAGGCTGATCCTGGAAACCGGACAGCAGGCGTTGATCTCGGTCACCGCCACGGACACGCTGCGGAACACCATCGGCCCGCCGTCCGAACCGGTCGACGTCGTACTCTGCAATCCGCCTGCCAACGAACGCGACTGGGGCCACACGGAACTCGCCACGGACCAGCGCTGGACGTACGGACAACCACCCCGCACGGAATCGGAACTGGCCTGGGTCCAGCACATCGTCTCCATGCTGGATGAAGGCAAGGGCGCCAGCGTCACCGGCTATGGCGGTGTGGCCGTGGTCCTCCTGCCTCCGGGGGTGGCCGCCCGCCGGGCCGGGCGCCGCATCCGTGCAGGTCTGCTCCGGGCTGGTGTGATCCGCGCGGTGGTCGCTCTGCCTGCCGGGGCCGCGCCGCCCTACGGAATTGGACTCCACCTGTGGGTCCTCGCCGCACCCGCGCCGCGCTCCCCAGACTCGGTGGTCCTGGTGGACACGTCGGACTGCCGCCACACACCATCCACAGTCTCGGCCTCCCGCCTACCGGCCATCGACTGGGATGCGATAGGAGACCGGGTTCTCACCGCGCTTCAGGGCGGTGAGGGGCCTGGCAGCGTGTCCGTTCCAGTGACCGACCTGCTAGGCGAGGAAACCGACCTCACCCCGGCCCGGCACGCCGCGGCTGCTGGACCGACGAGGCCGGTGGACCTGCGGCGCCTGTGGACCCGGTACGAGAAGGGGCTGCTCGCCACCCAGGACGCGGGGAGGTCCCTGCGCGAACTCTCTGCGGTGCAGGACGCCGTCAGTCACGGAACCGTGAGCGTCGCCGAACTAGAACAGGCGAAGGCCCTCAGCATCCTCTCCGGCAGCGCCTTGCCGGAGGAAACGGTACGGCGGGGCGACGTCCCGGACGACGGGGTCGGACTGGTCACGGGCCTCCTCGCGATCGGCCCGGAAGAACAGCAGTGGCTCGACCGTACTGCCGCCGAACAAGCGGACCAGGACGGGCTGTTCCCGCTGACATCGTTCGGTGACGTGATCGTCGTCGCCACGGCACACGGCTTCGACGCATGGGTCGAGACGGCCGCTCCGCGAGCTCTCGGCCACCACGTGTACCGCCTCCGGGTCGATCCAGACCGCCTCGACCCGTGGTTCCTCGCTGCCTGCTTGCGGGAGAGGTCGAATGCCAGGCGAGCCGGCGCCCACGCTTCGAACGCCTCGCGGGTTGACGTCCGCCGACTCCACGC
- a CDS encoding serine hydrolase domain-containing protein: MNAARDEEPGLSLLVHQPGEEPALLHTGLASLEHGLPIGPDTIFNVGSVAKQITAHLILLSASDNLLQLGQRAADLLPRLKISDVTVADLVTHRSGIRDAESLLSLAGFRDLDHYTADDLRTLAYRQDQRAVPKDRFLYSNTNYLLLAEILETVHRTTLPDLVRHRVLGPLGMHSTRFKTDPRQVIPGAASAYQATQHGWQHTETPVTLPGPGTLWTTVGDLDRWLTHLHQHWQHPHQLPWQEAVDYEPSDHEPYLYGPGLYADARPGRTAVFHYGHEQGFSAAAHVEASGLRVIALSNNAGLSTDRVTAAILRDLHEQPMLPPKEVLLRAATLERIPGTVVRTQPILDDRDRHTEIGTFTCDQALGSLQLTSSAGALHLWRRGTRDQLTPTGPGVHVGNGYTLTIPSSMDQVDRFTLDLDRAPGLAYIRQ; this comes from the coding sequence GTGAACGCGGCCCGCGACGAGGAGCCCGGCCTGTCCCTGCTGGTCCACCAGCCGGGCGAAGAGCCCGCTCTTCTACACACCGGTCTGGCCAGCCTCGAACACGGACTGCCCATCGGACCGGACACCATCTTCAACGTCGGTTCCGTCGCGAAGCAGATCACCGCCCACCTGATCCTGCTCTCCGCGAGTGACAACCTGCTGCAGCTGGGCCAGCGGGCCGCTGACCTGCTGCCCCGACTCAAGATCAGCGATGTCACCGTCGCGGACCTGGTCACCCACCGGTCGGGCATACGCGACGCCGAGTCCCTGCTCTCCCTCGCCGGCTTCCGGGACCTCGACCACTACACGGCCGACGACTTGCGAACCCTCGCCTACCGGCAGGATCAGCGCGCCGTCCCCAAAGACCGCTTCCTCTACAGCAACACCAACTACCTCCTCCTGGCAGAGATCCTCGAAACGGTCCACCGAACCACACTGCCCGACCTCGTCCGGCACCGCGTTCTCGGCCCGCTCGGCATGCACTCCACCCGCTTCAAGACGGACCCCCGCCAGGTCATCCCCGGAGCCGCATCCGCCTACCAGGCCACCCAACACGGGTGGCAGCACACGGAAACGCCGGTCACCCTGCCCGGACCCGGCACCCTATGGACCACAGTCGGCGACCTCGACCGCTGGCTCACCCACCTCCACCAGCACTGGCAGCACCCCCACCAGCTCCCCTGGCAGGAAGCTGTCGACTACGAGCCCAGCGACCACGAGCCCTATCTCTACGGCCCCGGGCTCTACGCCGACGCCCGCCCCGGCCGCACTGCCGTCTTCCACTACGGCCACGAACAGGGGTTCTCCGCCGCTGCCCACGTGGAAGCATCAGGGCTACGCGTGATCGCCCTGTCCAACAACGCCGGGCTCTCAACCGACCGCGTCACCGCCGCCATCCTCCGGGACCTCCACGAGCAGCCGATGCTGCCCCCCAAGGAAGTCCTCCTCCGCGCCGCGACCCTGGAGCGAATCCCGGGCACTGTCGTACGAACCCAGCCCATACTCGACGACCGCGACCGGCACACAGAGATCGGCACCTTCACATGCGACCAAGCCCTCGGCAGCCTGCAGCTCACCAGCAGCGCCGGCGCCCTCCACCTGTGGCGCCGAGGGACAAGGGACCAGCTCACCCCGACAGGACCGGGCGTCCACGTCGGCAATGGCTACACCCTCACCATCCCCAGCAGCATGGATCAGGTTGACCGCTTCACCCTCGACCTCGACCGTGCCCCAGGGCTCGCGTACATCCGCCAGTAG
- a CDS encoding DNA adenine methylase yields MRVEDVDHPLAQGRYQTPLRYPGAKTGLSSLIGNLIESAKTSSQIRKVDLLVEPFAGGASTSLRLVGAGIVNRILLADADPLVAAFWQVAAADTENFVGRMAEEHALYISPGGSTALDRWDYWRAWTPAAGMSESTARFETAVKCLFLNRTTFSGILHGSAGPIGGRKQESQYGIGCRFNVEPLSERIRYVGHLYDTNRLVDVWCKDWKDTLADVPEWYADLIPDQVVAYLDPPYIEKSEKLYQRSFYSQVNNSMSPVDDLNWSDRFPHYRLAEYLRNRMQFRWVLSYDAKPQLLSNPWLYAGDRMTPGATEKEVLGVKEWRISKRLVSLRYTASARQGRGAADELLVTTLPPSTVPQDGDFRPVGEMLPSE; encoded by the coding sequence TTGCGGGTTGAAGATGTAGATCACCCTTTGGCGCAGGGGAGGTATCAGACCCCGCTCAGGTACCCTGGCGCAAAGACAGGCCTTTCTAGCCTGATTGGTAATCTCATCGAATCGGCGAAGACTTCATCTCAGATTCGAAAAGTTGACCTTCTTGTTGAGCCATTCGCCGGGGGTGCCTCCACATCCCTGCGACTGGTCGGAGCCGGGATCGTCAATCGAATTTTGCTAGCAGATGCGGACCCCTTGGTCGCTGCGTTTTGGCAAGTGGCTGCTGCGGATACAGAGAACTTCGTCGGCCGGATGGCAGAAGAGCACGCTCTATATATCAGCCCTGGTGGATCGACTGCACTCGATCGCTGGGATTACTGGCGGGCCTGGACGCCTGCTGCTGGAATGTCGGAATCGACCGCGCGTTTCGAAACCGCAGTTAAGTGCCTCTTTCTCAATCGGACTACCTTCTCGGGTATCCTCCATGGCAGTGCCGGCCCGATTGGCGGACGGAAGCAAGAATCCCAGTACGGGATAGGTTGCCGATTTAATGTAGAGCCTCTGTCTGAGCGCATTCGTTACGTAGGTCACTTGTACGACACGAACCGCCTCGTGGATGTCTGGTGCAAGGACTGGAAAGATACGCTGGCTGACGTACCAGAATGGTATGCCGACCTGATTCCTGATCAGGTGGTTGCGTATCTGGATCCTCCGTATATCGAGAAATCCGAAAAGCTCTATCAGAGGTCATTTTATTCGCAGGTGAATAATTCGATGTCACCTGTGGATGATTTGAACTGGTCGGACCGTTTCCCTCATTACCGCCTGGCTGAATATCTGCGAAATAGGATGCAATTTCGCTGGGTTCTTTCTTATGACGCCAAGCCGCAGCTCCTCTCGAACCCCTGGCTATATGCTGGCGACAGGATGACTCCCGGCGCGACGGAGAAGGAGGTCCTGGGTGTCAAAGAGTGGAGGATCTCAAAGAGGCTTGTCTCTCTCCGGTACACGGCTTCAGCCCGTCAAGGGCGTGGTGCTGCAGATGAATTGTTGGTCACTACCCTTCCGCCCTCGACAGTTCCGCAAGACGGCGACTTTCGGCCCGTCGGCGAAATGTTGCCAAGTGAGTAG
- a CDS encoding aKG-HExxH-type peptide beta-hydroxylase, which translates to MHTLADLFDLPPIGRLHLERTQRIHAVIRPGVRAPQPGASAAADYCLAHHALEGAEAAARAGDAATFDWYVAHPDAGATTDSIPTAVGVRVVVTPTLADLPRSAISETPYYVLGPGTEPAQPHLRSLAADAYASAARAGFGDLLAAHAVVLCLLRTKNLGETLDSWTISRLPGTVFMDHVDDPVVLARDLIHEAGHNWLNDALAATGCKISDAAHFHSPWKQTMRPAFGFLHACWAFPLTMLFTAHALNSATGDLHRFLTAYLDQQRSLLAGTAPDHARALELISNDDLRDRLAAAHHQALAL; encoded by the coding sequence ATGCACACCCTCGCCGACCTCTTCGACCTCCCGCCGATCGGCCGTCTCCACCTCGAGCGGACGCAGCGCATCCACGCGGTCATCCGCCCCGGAGTCCGGGCGCCTCAGCCCGGCGCCAGTGCGGCGGCCGACTACTGCCTGGCTCACCACGCCCTCGAAGGAGCCGAAGCAGCCGCCCGCGCCGGCGATGCCGCGACCTTCGACTGGTACGTCGCCCACCCCGACGCGGGGGCCACCACCGACTCCATTCCCACCGCGGTCGGCGTCCGCGTGGTCGTCACGCCCACACTCGCCGACCTGCCCCGATCCGCGATCTCAGAGACCCCCTATTACGTCCTCGGCCCCGGTACCGAGCCCGCCCAGCCCCACCTGCGCAGCCTCGCGGCCGACGCTTACGCCAGCGCCGCACGAGCGGGCTTCGGTGATCTGCTTGCCGCGCACGCCGTCGTCCTGTGCCTGCTGCGGACGAAGAACCTCGGCGAGACCCTCGACAGCTGGACCATCAGCCGCCTGCCGGGCACGGTCTTCATGGACCACGTCGACGACCCGGTAGTCCTGGCCCGCGACCTGATCCACGAGGCCGGGCACAACTGGCTGAACGACGCTCTCGCGGCAACGGGATGCAAGATCAGCGACGCTGCGCACTTCCACTCCCCGTGGAAGCAGACGATGCGGCCAGCGTTCGGCTTCCTCCACGCCTGCTGGGCGTTCCCGCTCACCATGCTGTTCACCGCCCACGCACTGAACAGCGCCACGGGAGACTTGCACCGGTTCCTGACTGCCTACCTCGACCAGCAGCGAAGCCTCCTCGCCGGAACCGCGCCCGATCATGCCCGCGCGCTGGAGCTGATCAGCAACGACGATCTCCGCGATCGCCTCGCTGCCGCCCACCACCAGGCCCTCGCCCTGTGA
- a CDS encoding protein kinase domain-containing protein translates to MHPAAWVLDQLRTDGWHISDLLAFTRASTLVRASRPGKQDVVLKAGFGSNHVLADLDPSQKPAAYGFYWYAQMTETERALTREDFHHEAELTAAAGGTDHVVPLLEQGSSERFDWYTMPHCDGRNFRAFMASSKDTGKGLSILADVADGLDNLHQRGIVHRDVYQENILIDQGRGLITDLGAARRLSTPRGPEHRGPEVHWPPEYLTGYHEATPAADVFSLAVLIYRYLCADIPRLAGRTKLPLILEPLRSVVTGALSDAAGDRPAMDDLHTALRTAADLHQR, encoded by the coding sequence ATGCATCCCGCAGCCTGGGTCCTTGATCAGCTCCGCACGGACGGGTGGCACATCAGCGACCTCCTCGCGTTCACGCGGGCCAGCACCCTGGTCAGAGCGAGCCGCCCCGGCAAGCAGGACGTCGTACTGAAGGCGGGCTTCGGCAGCAACCACGTCCTCGCCGACCTCGACCCCAGCCAGAAGCCGGCCGCGTACGGTTTCTATTGGTACGCGCAGATGACCGAGACCGAACGTGCCCTCACCCGTGAAGACTTTCACCATGAGGCGGAGCTGACCGCTGCCGCCGGAGGAACCGATCACGTCGTCCCGCTGCTGGAACAGGGCAGCTCGGAGCGGTTCGACTGGTACACCATGCCGCACTGCGACGGCAGGAACTTCCGGGCCTTCATGGCCTCGTCGAAAGACACCGGGAAGGGTCTCAGCATCCTCGCCGACGTCGCCGACGGCTTGGACAACCTGCACCAGCGTGGAATCGTCCACCGCGACGTCTACCAGGAGAACATCCTCATCGACCAGGGCCGGGGCCTGATCACCGACCTCGGAGCCGCCCGCCGCCTGTCCACCCCGCGCGGGCCTGAACACCGCGGCCCCGAGGTCCACTGGCCGCCGGAGTACCTCACTGGCTACCACGAGGCCACCCCGGCAGCCGACGTGTTCAGCCTCGCCGTCCTCATCTACCGCTACCTGTGCGCGGACATCCCCCGCCTCGCCGGCCGTACGAAACTCCCCCTCATCCTCGAGCCGCTGCGCAGCGTCGTCACCGGCGCTCTCTCCGACGCCGCGGGCGACCGCCCCGCCATGGACGACCTACACACCGCGCTCCGCACAGCGGCCGACCTCCACCAACGCTGA
- a CDS encoding radical SAM/SPASM domain-containing protein, translating to MNHSTEQRHTINRLYRNLDADDTGTAVSVIVKTRGETCDIDCLYCYEKRKEAPGGARVSADQIRRLADIFKGRKLAVELHGGEPLTAGREHIGEILAELADLPQVVRVSLQTNGVLLDGGWLDMFDTLCPGLRIGISLDGDAQGNAWRVGYDGKPVYPRVAAALNLLAEQGRSVGVIAAVTPAVLDRAEEVLDHLAGFGSVNAISFVPCFDSTIRRSTALPSRRKSASRLLQQAAVNAADGPAWAIHPDEYAQFVIAATAYWITAGHCARIKLEPAVSTIRRLRGLTTGFCHFSDLKCDHVFTLYPDGRLGSCDELPWPQARLTQLESTADEHEVVRAQQDSLLLDQGKALMDRCTTCDYRTTCGGGCIATRWRQDPTNDHDAYCDYRMRMIDGVAALLAQPAHPAGAWCQSLRWRPRTPNSMHDVNAFLNRWDTPDLVGNEVRLHTSEHGNINTVGLAGIHEADDLTPAHPMWRAAIEPGVWPLVDTVTRAWGLVTYDSCQGHQYTGTDLAPTGLRIGLLPRDRQEYARAAAALCRAATFATALFPEGIEVNVGRSELTCENTGTTTPVLDLSLDPGSGQGWDGYFARLDEATAVLAAALDAERPEAESACACPLPASPQAPEGVLR from the coding sequence ATGAACCACAGCACAGAACAGCGCCACACGATCAACAGGCTCTACCGGAACCTGGACGCCGATGACACCGGCACCGCGGTGTCGGTCATCGTCAAGACGCGCGGCGAGACGTGCGACATCGACTGCCTCTACTGCTACGAGAAGCGCAAGGAGGCGCCTGGGGGCGCCAGGGTCAGCGCCGACCAGATCAGGCGCCTGGCCGACATCTTCAAGGGCCGCAAGCTCGCCGTCGAACTCCACGGCGGCGAGCCCCTGACTGCGGGACGGGAGCACATCGGCGAGATCCTCGCGGAGCTCGCCGACCTGCCGCAGGTCGTCCGTGTCAGCCTGCAGACCAACGGTGTCCTGCTCGACGGCGGGTGGCTCGACATGTTCGACACTCTCTGCCCTGGCCTCCGAATCGGTATCTCCCTCGACGGGGACGCCCAGGGCAACGCCTGGCGTGTTGGCTACGACGGCAAGCCCGTGTATCCGCGCGTCGCCGCCGCCCTGAACCTTCTCGCGGAGCAGGGCCGGAGCGTCGGTGTGATCGCCGCGGTGACCCCGGCGGTGCTGGACCGCGCCGAAGAGGTGCTGGACCACCTCGCCGGCTTCGGTTCGGTCAACGCGATCAGCTTCGTACCCTGCTTCGACTCCACGATCCGCCGCTCCACGGCCCTGCCGAGCAGGCGCAAGTCAGCCAGCCGACTGCTTCAGCAGGCTGCCGTGAACGCAGCCGATGGCCCGGCCTGGGCGATCCATCCTGACGAATACGCCCAGTTCGTCATTGCCGCCACCGCCTACTGGATCACCGCCGGACACTGCGCCCGTATCAAGCTGGAACCGGCCGTCTCCACGATCCGGCGATTACGGGGTCTGACGACAGGCTTCTGCCACTTCTCCGACCTCAAGTGCGACCACGTCTTCACCCTCTACCCCGATGGCCGCCTCGGGAGCTGCGACGAACTTCCCTGGCCCCAGGCCCGCCTCACCCAGCTGGAGTCCACGGCCGACGAGCACGAGGTGGTCCGCGCCCAGCAGGACTCCCTCCTCCTGGATCAGGGCAAAGCCCTGATGGACAGGTGCACGACCTGCGACTACCGCACCACCTGCGGCGGAGGGTGCATCGCCACCCGCTGGCGCCAGGACCCGACCAACGATCACGACGCGTACTGCGACTACCGCATGCGCATGATCGACGGCGTCGCCGCCCTGCTGGCCCAGCCGGCGCACCCCGCCGGCGCCTGGTGCCAGAGCCTGCGCTGGCGCCCGCGCACCCCGAACAGCATGCACGACGTGAACGCCTTCCTGAACCGCTGGGACACTCCCGACCTCGTCGGCAACGAAGTCAGGCTGCACACCAGTGAGCACGGCAATATCAACACTGTCGGCCTCGCCGGTATCCACGAGGCCGACGACCTGACCCCAGCCCACCCGATGTGGCGGGCCGCCATCGAACCCGGCGTCTGGCCGTTGGTCGACACGGTCACCCGAGCCTGGGGGCTCGTGACGTACGACAGCTGCCAGGGCCACCAGTACACCGGCACGGACCTGGCCCCAACGGGTCTACGCATCGGGCTCCTCCCCCGCGACCGCCAGGAGTACGCCCGCGCTGCTGCGGCCCTGTGCCGCGCTGCCACCTTCGCAACCGCCCTCTTCCCCGAGGGCATCGAGGTCAACGTCGGACGCTCGGAGCTCACCTGTGAGAACACGGGCACCACCACCCCGGTCCTCGACCTGAGCCTGGACCCCGGCTCCGGTCAGGGGTGGGACGGCTACTTTGCCCGCCTGGACGAGGCCACCGCTGTGTTGGCCGCAGCCCTCGATGCCGAGCGCCCCGAGGCCGAATCCGCGTGCGCCTGCCCGCTACCGGCGTCGCCGCAAGCCCCCGAGGGGGTGCTGCGATGA
- a CDS encoding helicase HerA domain-containing protein — MRIGAIHRLDYNEAIVLTHDKWKFDAGGIPQYAFLLATAREIDGDSRDDDEVLLLRVDGTAPLAMESDLHAVREEALRAALSSNGDPSPSVVLDVNLDPFTKNRVSFTGLRCRILGTFYEDDVDGKKRLDFGADVDNFYATSTYRVLKPVGEGLSEIASYLKPSDREVERVRIGSVRYSATRRRAKAAKQDDSAVMINIHDFIGTKTGLLGMTRMGKSNTAKIIIARTFAVSERRRAAGGTPIGQLIFDPQGEYANPNTQDGTEIAAIGEQHVRIFKFGAGSTEPHVRPLGINFFDPAQVEAVQGLIADKLRSDGSAGYINDFAVTRFTDIPNDYSETTRAQRGRLILYASLDRAGFALPSHNAGTSQAFSVKLAIKEELRAAVTEKVRRNLFAPAGRAFAVKGQDIRPLVDAIIELRNAGNVEAQKFCDDVRWTSTEPIYTGQTGQSGNVRGWRNLLDLKEFHNEATDQDPSEEIYRHLTDGRIVIVDLHVGSPPIIKALSESITRRLLAKQTLVFTSGEEPPSIQVMLEEAHNLFSSDKYKDDGDIWVKLAKEAAKLNIGMTYATQEVSGVAHQVKANTANWVVAHLNNTKEVQELSRFYDFAAFASAIITAEDRGYVRLKTLSSPFIVPVQIDRYDLDLVNEARAAAGDPALIPSPRKA, encoded by the coding sequence ATGCGCATCGGTGCCATCCACCGCCTTGACTACAACGAAGCAATCGTCCTGACTCACGACAAGTGGAAGTTCGACGCAGGGGGCATCCCGCAATACGCGTTCCTGCTCGCCACAGCTCGCGAGATCGACGGAGACTCTCGCGACGATGACGAGGTTCTGCTGCTCCGAGTTGATGGCACCGCACCCCTTGCCATGGAGTCAGATCTGCACGCCGTCCGAGAGGAGGCCCTGCGGGCGGCCCTGTCGAGCAACGGTGACCCGTCCCCCTCAGTAGTGCTCGACGTTAATCTCGATCCGTTCACCAAGAATCGAGTGTCCTTCACTGGACTCAGGTGCCGGATTCTCGGAACCTTCTACGAAGATGACGTGGACGGAAAGAAGCGTCTCGACTTTGGTGCGGACGTTGACAACTTCTACGCTACGTCTACATACCGAGTTTTGAAGCCTGTTGGTGAAGGTCTGTCTGAGATTGCCTCTTACCTTAAGCCGTCTGATAGGGAGGTTGAGAGGGTACGCATCGGATCGGTTCGATATTCTGCAACGCGACGTCGTGCTAAAGCGGCCAAGCAGGATGACTCTGCCGTCATGATCAATATTCATGACTTCATCGGCACCAAGACCGGTCTACTCGGCATGACACGGATGGGCAAGTCCAATACAGCAAAGATCATCATTGCGCGAACGTTTGCCGTTTCCGAACGACGTCGCGCCGCGGGCGGAACGCCGATTGGTCAGCTAATCTTTGACCCTCAGGGCGAATATGCAAATCCGAACACGCAGGATGGCACCGAGATTGCCGCAATCGGCGAACAGCATGTGCGCATCTTCAAGTTCGGTGCTGGGAGCACTGAGCCTCATGTGCGGCCATTGGGCATCAACTTCTTTGACCCTGCCCAGGTTGAAGCGGTGCAGGGGCTCATCGCGGATAAGCTCCGTTCAGATGGATCTGCTGGGTATATCAATGACTTCGCTGTAACTCGCTTCACAGACATCCCTAATGATTACAGCGAGACGACGCGGGCACAGCGAGGCCGCCTGATCCTCTATGCATCTCTGGATCGTGCAGGCTTCGCCCTCCCAAGCCATAACGCAGGTACATCTCAGGCGTTCTCCGTGAAGCTTGCAATCAAAGAAGAGCTGCGCGCCGCGGTTACGGAGAAGGTGCGGAGGAACCTCTTTGCCCCAGCTGGTCGAGCTTTTGCGGTCAAGGGGCAGGATATTCGTCCGCTCGTGGATGCAATCATCGAACTGCGGAATGCGGGCAACGTCGAGGCCCAGAAGTTCTGCGATGACGTGCGCTGGACATCTACCGAACCAATCTATACCGGCCAAACTGGACAGTCCGGAAATGTGCGCGGATGGCGTAATCTTCTCGACCTCAAGGAATTCCACAATGAGGCGACGGACCAAGATCCGTCGGAGGAAATCTATCGCCACTTGACTGATGGTCGCATTGTAATTGTCGACCTTCATGTCGGATCGCCGCCCATCATTAAGGCCCTCTCCGAGAGCATCACTCGGCGTCTACTCGCCAAGCAGACGCTAGTTTTCACTTCAGGAGAGGAACCTCCCTCCATTCAGGTGATGCTCGAGGAGGCCCATAACCTCTTCTCCTCGGACAAGTATAAAGATGACGGCGACATCTGGGTAAAGCTGGCAAAGGAAGCGGCCAAGCTCAATATTGGAATGACCTACGCCACCCAAGAAGTGTCAGGGGTCGCTCACCAGGTGAAGGCAAATACGGCGAACTGGGTGGTCGCGCACCTCAACAACACCAAAGAAGTGCAGGAACTCTCAAGGTTCTACGACTTCGCGGCCTTCGCTTCGGCGATCATCACGGCTGAGGATAGAGGGTACGTGCGCCTAAAGACGCTCTCGTCGCCTTTCATCGTGCCCGTGCAGATCGATAGGTACGACCTCGATCTCGTGAACGAAGCCAGGGCCGCTGCCGGCGATCCCGCCCTCATCCCCTCTCCTCGGAAGGCGTAA